A single window of Ornithodoros turicata isolate Travis unplaced genomic scaffold, ASM3712646v1 ctg00001241.1, whole genome shotgun sequence DNA harbors:
- the LOC135376708 gene encoding uncharacterized protein LOC135376708, with product MIRLSSTIRFLCFLSSCTARQFPDFRSAEDTYTYQDQTDFSNHPATRPEYPSPSGSKLHVNPDIEKFGYGISCKSDEECASGLGLACVARRTALHSRCDCARGTPIFIRDTDGVAKCVRGKRLYESCASDLECAHHDKNMKCVDFLCYCPQPFVLSDNQKCLPRKSSLASALFSTLPTLALLLTLLFIGAAYSYRRLSRATKEKQSCE from the exons ATGATACGTCTCTCTAGTACCATCCGGTTCCTCTGCTTCCTATCCTCATGCACCGCGAGGCAGTTTCCAGATTTCAG ATCAGCAGAAGACACTTATACATATCAGGACCAAACTGATTTCTCAAATCACCCGGCAACAAGACCTGAATACCCATCCCCCAGCGGAAGTAAAC TGCACGTTAACCCCGATATCGAAAAATTTGGGTACGGAATCTCGTGCAAGAGCGACGAGGAATGTGCGTCCGGCTTAGGGTTGGCATGCGTTGCGAGAAGGACAGCACTTCACTCCAGGTGCGACTGTGCCCGTGGAACACCGATTTTCATAAGGGACACCGACGGAGTcgcaaaatgtgtccgag GAAAGCGCTTGTACGAATCCTGTGCAAGTGACTTGGAATGCGCTCATCACGACAAGAACATGAAATGCGTCGACTTCCTGTGCTACTGCCCTCAGCCTTTCGTGCTTAGTGATAACCAGAAGTGCCTTCCCC GTAAATCATCGCTGGCAAGCGCTCTCTTCAGCACTCTGCCGACATTGGCACTTCTTCTGACATTACTCTTCATAGGAGCAGCTTACTCATACAGACG GCTATCACGTGCAACGAAGGAGAAGCAATCCTGTGAGTAG